In one Kineococcus mangrovi genomic region, the following are encoded:
- a CDS encoding Dabb family protein — MIQHTVVFTLVHEPGSPAETEFLGAARRDLGALEGVGDFTVHRQVSVKSPGSWQFSMVFADQAAYDAYDAHPVHRAFVADRWAREVAEFSEHDFVRWDG, encoded by the coding sequence GTGATCCAGCACACCGTCGTCTTCACCCTGGTCCACGAGCCCGGGTCCCCGGCCGAGACCGAGTTCCTCGGCGCGGCCCGGCGCGACCTCGGAGCCCTGGAGGGGGTCGGTGACTTCACCGTCCACCGGCAGGTCAGCGTCAAGAGCCCCGGGTCCTGGCAGTTCTCGATGGTCTTCGCCGACCAGGCCGCCTACGACGCCTACGACGCGCACCCCGTCCACCGGGCCTTCGTGGCCGACCGCTGGGCCCGGGAGGTCGCGGAGTTCTCCGAGCACGACTTCGTGCGCTGGGACGGCTGA
- a CDS encoding methyltransferase family protein, protein MRLYRVARPASHRRHLGKTLAWMLLVWTLALVALPAVLRTAERWLGVPTRHLPAGRAVGVVVLVAASALGVRCAFAMARGEGTPVPFDAAARLVVAGPYRWVRNPMAVSGVSQALGVALLVGSPSYYLVPPAGALLWHLVIRPSEERFLLLRFGAPYARYRESVPLWVPARLRWGR, encoded by the coding sequence GTGAGGCTGTACCGGGTCGCCCGGCCCGCGAGCCACCGCCGGCACCTGGGCAAGACCCTCGCCTGGATGCTCCTGGTCTGGACGCTCGCGCTCGTCGCGCTGCCCGCGGTGCTGCGGACCGCCGAGCGCTGGCTGGGGGTCCCGACGCGGCACCTGCCCGCCGGCCGGGCCGTCGGGGTCGTGGTCCTCGTCGCGGCGAGCGCGCTCGGGGTCCGCTGCGCGTTCGCGATGGCCCGCGGGGAGGGGACGCCGGTGCCGTTCGACGCCGCCGCCCGCCTCGTCGTCGCCGGCCCCTACCGGTGGGTGCGCAACCCGATGGCGGTCAGCGGGGTGTCGCAGGCCCTCGGGGTGGCGCTGCTGGTCGGCTCGCCGTCGTACTACCTCGTGCCGCCGGCCGGGGCGCTGCTGTGGCACCTGGTCATCCGGCCCTCGGAGGAGCGGTTCCTGCTGCTGCGCTTCGGCGCCCCCTACGCGCGGTACCGGGAGTCCGTCCCGTTGTGGGTGCCCGCGCGGCTACGGTGGGGCCGGTGA